One segment of Anaerolineae bacterium DNA contains the following:
- a CDS encoding FAD-dependent oxidoreductase — MSDHKFRVTRRSFVMGAAASAAAVAGSGILGAAAQTSEAQEAPQYEWETPPEPIPDADITETVDADVVVVGAGCAGVLAALAAAEGGADVVVLEKTDRAQGRGGDNTAIDSRIQRELGIELDKDEIVYKLWHWGQGRINMDLLYLWADSSGMVMDRIEEVMAENDLEVYLVVPDRTDDEAAVIDSWPRPESLHGWNYRTETIVEYPTCHRIGAIHTDQSAWLNLVLGKAVDLGAQVYFNTRAQQLIREEGGRVTGVVAQNEDGDYIRFNAAKAVILCTGDYGADPEMVAKYTPEKLLPGMVRTSTGDGHKMAMWVGAVMEELPHCPMSHLFHAMGTDAFLQVNKWGKRFYNEDADTESIANQYYEQGGAWVVFDSSWEEDVEKMGPGFFRIHRATDAVRADFQAKLDSGRLIQADTIEELAEKMEVPADTLQATIDRYNELAYLGEDRDYGKRADRLTPVDTPPYYAGWSGKPAFALVVLGGLLTNEKLQALDADHNVIPGLYLAGNTVGRRFKGGYPVICPGLSHSMAWTHGYLAGKWAAEEEEE, encoded by the coding sequence ATGTCTGACCACAAGTTCCGTGTAACCCGTAGGTCATTCGTTATGGGCGCTGCAGCCAGTGCAGCGGCGGTGGCAGGCTCCGGCATCCTCGGAGCGGCAGCCCAGACCTCGGAGGCCCAGGAGGCCCCGCAGTATGAGTGGGAGACTCCCCCCGAGCCGATCCCCGATGCCGACATCACCGAAACCGTAGACGCCGACGTGGTCGTCGTCGGGGCCGGTTGCGCCGGTGTCCTGGCCGCGCTGGCGGCGGCCGAGGGGGGCGCTGATGTGGTCGTGCTGGAGAAGACGGACAGGGCTCAGGGCCGCGGCGGAGACAACACTGCCATAGACAGCCGCATACAGCGGGAGCTAGGCATCGAGCTCGACAAGGACGAGATCGTGTACAAACTCTGGCACTGGGGGCAGGGCCGGATCAACATGGACCTGCTCTACCTCTGGGCCGACAGCAGCGGCATGGTCATGGACCGCATCGAAGAGGTCATGGCGGAGAACGACCTCGAGGTCTATCTCGTGGTGCCGGACCGGACCGATGACGAGGCCGCCGTCATTGATAGCTGGCCGCGACCCGAGTCGCTACACGGCTGGAACTACCGCACTGAGACCATAGTGGAGTATCCCACGTGCCACCGAATCGGAGCCATCCACACCGACCAGAGCGCCTGGCTCAACCTGGTCCTAGGGAAAGCCGTGGATCTGGGGGCTCAGGTGTACTTCAACACTCGGGCCCAGCAACTGATCCGGGAAGAAGGCGGGCGGGTCACCGGCGTGGTGGCGCAGAACGAGGATGGTGACTACATCCGGTTCAACGCGGCCAAGGCGGTCATCCTGTGCACGGGCGACTACGGCGCCGATCCCGAGATGGTGGCCAAGTACACTCCCGAGAAGCTACTCCCCGGCATGGTCCGGACCAGCACTGGTGACGGGCACAAGATGGCTATGTGGGTAGGCGCGGTGATGGAGGAACTGCCCCACTGCCCTATGAGCCACCTGTTCCACGCCATGGGCACCGATGCTTTCCTTCAGGTGAACAAGTGGGGCAAGCGCTTCTACAACGAAGACGCCGACACGGAGAGCATAGCTAACCAGTACTACGAGCAGGGTGGCGCCTGGGTAGTCTTCGATTCTAGCTGGGAAGAGGACGTGGAGAAGATGGGGCCCGGTTTCTTCCGTATCCACCGGGCGACGGATGCGGTGAGAGCCGACTTCCAGGCCAAGCTCGACAGCGGCCGGCTTATCCAGGCCGACACCATCGAGGAACTGGCTGAGAAGATGGAGGTGCCGGCGGACACCCTCCAGGCCACCATTGACCGCTACAACGAGCTGGCCTACCTAGGCGAAGACCGGGACTACGGCAAGCGCGCCGACCGGCTCACGCCGGTGGACACGCCGCCGTACTACGCCGGCTGGTCGGGGAAACCGGCCTTCGCCCTCGTGGTCTTGGGTGGCCTCCTGACGAACGAGAAGCTGCAAGCCCTGGATGCAGACCACAATGTCATCCCGGGGCTATACCTGGCGGGCAATACCGTGGGCCGACGGTTCAAGGGTGGCTACCCGGTGATCTGCCCCGGCCTCAGCCATAGTATGGCCTGGACGCACGGGTACCTGGCCGGGAAGTGGGCAGCGGAAGAAGAGGAGGAGTGA
- a CDS encoding Gfo/Idh/MocA family oxidoreductase gives MRTGIGIGVVGLGGRGRYFCELYGNNPRSRLVAVCDLSPQRLDFVRRRWGDSLAYFTNLDHMLALPGLDAVIVATDDPHHTEPTVAALRAGKHVMVEKPMAQTVADCRLMAETALNAPGVFMIGLELRHCVLFERVRQLLDDGAIGRVLLGWGIDNVSVGGNYFYHGRARRRDYIKSLLIQKACHSLDLLNWYMGGRPRQVFACGGLDYYGGDEPNDKRCRDCDRAATCPFFVRHDRFIMDYGAAVEMDDRCVWAQECDVPDNSVLAVSYDNGTRATFTECHFTPEYTREFTFVGETGKLYALYNNEGNFLIRIQHRFSDHVDEYRPVYTGGHHGGGDLRIMEEFLDCIEEGRQPRASLQAAYDSTVLAICAEESIQTGRPVDVPLVEVVRA, from the coding sequence GTGCGCACAGGCATCGGCATAGGCGTCGTCGGCCTCGGGGGACGGGGCCGCTACTTCTGCGAGCTCTACGGGAACAACCCCCGCTCCCGGCTGGTCGCCGTGTGCGACCTCTCGCCCCAGCGCCTGGATTTCGTCCGGCGCCGCTGGGGCGACTCGCTCGCCTACTTCACCAATCTCGACCACATGCTGGCTCTGCCCGGCCTGGACGCCGTCATCGTGGCCACGGACGACCCGCACCACACCGAACCCACCGTCGCCGCCCTGCGCGCCGGCAAGCACGTGATGGTAGAGAAGCCCATGGCCCAGACGGTGGCCGACTGCCGCCTCATGGCAGAGACGGCGCTCAACGCGCCGGGCGTCTTCATGATCGGCCTGGAGTTGCGGCACTGTGTGCTCTTCGAGCGGGTGCGCCAACTCCTGGACGATGGCGCCATCGGAAGGGTGCTGCTGGGCTGGGGCATAGACAACGTGTCTGTGGGCGGCAACTACTTCTACCACGGCCGTGCTCGCCGCCGAGACTACATCAAGAGCTTGCTCATCCAGAAGGCCTGTCATTCTCTCGACCTGCTGAACTGGTACATGGGCGGCCGGCCCAGGCAGGTCTTCGCCTGCGGCGGCCTGGACTACTACGGCGGGGATGAGCCTAACGACAAGCGCTGCCGCGATTGTGACCGCGCCGCGACCTGCCCCTTCTTCGTCCGGCACGACCGGTTCATCATGGACTACGGCGCCGCGGTGGAAATGGACGACCGATGCGTGTGGGCGCAGGAGTGCGATGTGCCCGACAACTCCGTCCTGGCCGTGTCCTACGACAACGGCACCCGCGCCACCTTCACCGAGTGCCACTTCACCCCGGAGTACACCCGCGAATTCACCTTCGTCGGGGAGACGGGCAAGCTCTACGCTCTCTACAACAACGAGGGCAACTTCCTGATTCGCATTCAGCACCGCTTCAGCGACCACGTGGACGAGTATCGGCCGGTGTACACTGGCGGGCACCACGGCGGTGGAGACCTGCGCATCATGGAGGAGTTCCTCGATTGCATCGAGGAGGGGCGCCAGCCCCGGGCCAGCCTCCAGGCTGCCTACGACTCCACCGTGCTGGCCATCTGCGCCGAGGAGTCTATCCAGACTGGCCGGCCCGTGGACGTGCCCCTAGTGGAGGTCGTGCGGGCCTGA
- a CDS encoding divalent-cation tolerance protein CutA — translation MKKLLTRSVRTTRFRLIQLLCRPTEPQVYASGNGTSKVRTCTPRRAPLTWGRRLRHRSPRRYALRDGTAFRLVLVTAPEEAAALIAERLVAECLAACVNALPGLRSTYRWQGEVQQDQETLLLIKTSAHLLPRLEERIGDLHPYDVPEIIALALSEGSAPYLDWIAESTTAAGDER, via the coding sequence ATGAAGAAGTTGCTCACCAGGAGCGTGCGCACCACTCGCTTCCGGCTCATCCAGCTCCTCTGTCGGCCGACTGAACCGCAAGTCTACGCCAGCGGCAACGGCACCAGCAAGGTAAGGACATGCACTCCGAGACGGGCCCCGCTAACATGGGGGCGACGATTGCGGCACCGATCCCCACGGAGGTATGCCTTGAGAGACGGAACTGCCTTCCGACTGGTCTTGGTGACGGCACCCGAGGAGGCCGCGGCACTGATCGCCGAGCGCCTGGTCGCCGAGTGCCTGGCCGCCTGCGTCAATGCCCTGCCCGGGCTGCGCTCGACCTACCGCTGGCAGGGGGAGGTCCAGCAGGACCAAGAAACGCTTCTCCTGATCAAGACGAGCGCCCACCTCCTGCCCCGCCTGGAGGAACGCATCGGGGATCTGCACCCCTACGACGTGCCCGAGATCATCGCCCTCGCCCTCTCCGAAGGCAGCGCGCCCTACCTGGACTGGATCGCGGAAAGCACGACGGCTGCCGGAGATGAGAGGTAA
- a CDS encoding MFS transporter codes for MSRKRVVRTLLVSNFFMGVGFNIWMAVFNNFAVEELAIGPAQMGILQSLREVPGVLGFATSYLALFASELTLATASVVATGVGLALMGLATGMLSLLAYLMVFSTGFHIYHPASSAVALMESEGGDTPRLLGRMGSVNAAAAVLATAFVFFAVGPLGFRHTLMLTGLLTALGGLFCLRSGHRVQVRQKQQKVVFRARYWVFYALTFLMGSRRHIFSTFAIFLLVNTYGIRTQTTAVLFLASSLLVTYVASLQGRLVAQLGERVTMTAYFVTIVLICLGYAYVSWLPLLYVLFVGDSVMAGFGIAVNSYFRKIAPASEVTANMSMSQTINHIAALFVPALGGLMWQRFGFQSTFLFGAAVAGICLVVSQWLRVVPAPAATVAEGVSGAT; via the coding sequence ATGAGCCGGAAGCGAGTGGTGCGCACGCTCCTGGTGAGCAACTTCTTCATGGGCGTGGGCTTCAACATCTGGATGGCGGTGTTCAACAACTTTGCGGTGGAAGAACTCGCCATCGGGCCGGCGCAGATGGGGATATTGCAGTCCCTCCGCGAGGTGCCCGGGGTGCTGGGATTCGCCACCAGCTACCTGGCCCTGTTTGCCTCGGAGCTCACGCTGGCTACGGCGAGCGTGGTGGCCACGGGCGTAGGCCTGGCCCTGATGGGGTTGGCCACTGGCATGCTCAGCCTTCTGGCATACTTGATGGTCTTCTCCACCGGGTTCCACATCTACCATCCGGCCAGTTCGGCCGTGGCCCTGATGGAGTCCGAGGGTGGGGACACGCCCCGGCTGCTCGGGCGCATGGGCTCGGTGAACGCGGCGGCTGCTGTGCTGGCCACCGCGTTCGTGTTCTTCGCCGTGGGCCCGCTGGGGTTCCGCCACACCCTGATGCTCACCGGGCTACTAACGGCTCTGGGCGGGCTCTTCTGCCTGCGCAGCGGCCATCGGGTGCAGGTGCGGCAGAAGCAGCAGAAGGTGGTCTTTCGGGCCAGATACTGGGTCTTCTATGCCCTCACTTTCCTCATGGGCAGCCGGCGCCACATCTTCAGCACCTTCGCCATCTTCCTGCTGGTGAACACCTACGGCATCCGGACGCAGACTACCGCAGTCCTGTTCCTAGCGAGCAGTCTGCTGGTAACCTACGTAGCCAGCCTTCAGGGGAGGCTGGTGGCACAACTGGGTGAACGAGTCACCATGACGGCGTACTTCGTCACCATCGTGCTCATATGCCTGGGCTACGCCTACGTATCCTGGCTGCCCTTGCTGTACGTGCTCTTCGTGGGCGACAGCGTGATGGCGGGGTTCGGAATCGCCGTCAACTCCTACTTCCGGAAGATCGCTCCGGCGTCGGAGGTGACGGCGAACATGTCCATGTCGCAGACTATCAACCACATCGCGGCGTTGTTCGTGCCGGCGCTGGGCGGGCTGATGTGGCAGCGCTTCGGCTTCCAGTCCACTTTCTTGTTCGGTGCCGCAGTGGCCGGCATCTGCCTGGTGGTCAGCCAATGGCTACGGGTGGTGCCGGCACCAGCTGCGACTGTGGCGGAGGGTGTCTCCGGCGCTACATAG
- a CDS encoding alcohol dehydrogenase catalytic domain-containing protein: MKAVVCHGVGDYRLEEVPMPEVGPGEVLVKVTATGVCASDVKAAHGAARIWGSDVFPRYIQPPVIPGHEFVGTVVALGEGAQERHGVRVGDAAVAEQIVPDWTCRYCRRGQYWMCEQHDIFGFRQRAQGSWAQYMKFPADSIVHKVPQEMPAPVAALIEPLACAIHAVERADIQLGETVVIAGMGPIGLCMLQVARMKSPGMLIGLDVRESRVEVARKLGADLALNPAREDVIAKVMDLTHGYGCDVYIEVTGSPKGVYQGLQMIRKLGRFVEFSVMAEPASVDWSIIGDQKELDVLGAHLGPYCYPNAIRFLQEGSVDGRALVTHTLPLERFQEALELAERGEESLKVVLLP; this comes from the coding sequence ATGAAGGCGGTGGTGTGTCACGGGGTGGGCGACTACCGGCTGGAAGAAGTGCCCATGCCCGAAGTGGGTCCGGGAGAGGTCCTGGTCAAGGTGACGGCGACTGGCGTGTGTGCCAGTGACGTGAAGGCAGCGCACGGAGCGGCGCGGATCTGGGGCTCGGATGTGTTCCCCCGTTACATCCAGCCGCCGGTAATTCCCGGGCACGAGTTTGTGGGCACTGTGGTGGCCCTGGGCGAAGGGGCGCAGGAGCGGCACGGCGTCCGCGTCGGCGACGCCGCCGTGGCGGAGCAGATCGTGCCCGACTGGACCTGCCGATACTGCCGCCGCGGCCAGTACTGGATGTGCGAGCAGCACGACATCTTCGGCTTCCGGCAGCGAGCCCAGGGCTCCTGGGCCCAGTACATGAAGTTCCCGGCGGATAGCATCGTTCACAAGGTACCCCAGGAAATGCCGGCCCCGGTGGCCGCTCTGATCGAGCCCCTGGCGTGCGCCATTCATGCTGTGGAGCGGGCCGACATCCAACTGGGAGAGACGGTAGTCATCGCTGGCATGGGCCCGATCGGGCTGTGCATGTTGCAGGTGGCGCGGATGAAGTCCCCCGGCATGCTCATCGGATTGGACGTGCGGGAATCCAGGGTGGAAGTCGCCCGGAAGCTAGGCGCCGACCTGGCTCTCAACCCTGCCCGGGAAGACGTCATCGCCAAGGTGATGGACCTCACCCATGGGTACGGCTGCGATGTCTACATCGAGGTCACCGGGTCACCCAAAGGTGTGTACCAGGGACTGCAGATGATCCGGAAGCTGGGCCGTTTCGTCGAGTTCAGCGTCATGGCCGAGCCGGCATCGGTGGACTGGTCCATCATTGGGGATCAGAAGGAACTCGATGTACTGGGGGCGCACCTGGGTCCGTACTGCTACCCCAACGCCATCCGTTTCCTGCAGGAGGGGAGCGTCGATGGACGAGCCTTGGTGACCCACACTCTGCCTCTGGAGCGGTTCCAGGAGGCGCTGGAGCTGGCGGAGCGCGGCGAGGAGTCGCTCAAGGTGGTGCTGCTACCGTAG
- a CDS encoding Gfo/Idh/MocA family oxidoreductase: protein MGEDRVRFAVIGLGAGRHHAERLRSAPHAELVSLCDADEDRLGRVADQFGECERTTIYEVLLSRPDIDAVVVALPNFLHAPVTIAALRAGKHVLCEKPMARTAAEAAEMLQASRETGRKLMIHFNYRFTPAAVALHRFASEGGLGEVYHARSWWHRTRGIPGLGGWFTSKELAGGGPLVDLGVHRLDLALWLMGYPKPESVCGATYSALGREIAARQGKSFDVEDMASAFVRFENGATLVLEASWAANGELREEMLTQIYGTRAGILHRNVDAGYQFEARIFREREGEYVAVAPKLPAEVETPQEHFARCILEDRQPSATGEQGLEVMRILDAIYQSAERGEEVRL from the coding sequence ATGGGAGAAGATCGGGTGAGGTTCGCGGTCATCGGCCTGGGAGCCGGTCGCCATCACGCGGAGCGCCTGCGCTCCGCGCCACACGCTGAGCTCGTGAGCCTTTGCGATGCGGACGAGGATCGGCTCGGCCGCGTGGCCGACCAGTTCGGTGAATGCGAGCGGACTACCATCTATGAGGTACTGCTGTCTCGGCCAGACATTGATGCCGTCGTGGTGGCCTTGCCCAACTTCCTCCACGCGCCGGTGACGATAGCCGCCTTGCGGGCGGGGAAGCACGTGCTTTGTGAGAAGCCCATGGCTCGGACGGCCGCCGAGGCCGCGGAGATGCTTCAAGCTAGCCGCGAGACGGGCCGCAAGCTCATGATTCACTTCAACTATCGCTTCACCCCGGCAGCAGTCGCTCTCCACCGCTTCGCCAGTGAAGGGGGTCTGGGAGAGGTCTACCACGCCCGATCGTGGTGGCACCGCACCCGCGGAATCCCAGGGTTGGGAGGCTGGTTCACTTCTAAGGAGCTGGCCGGCGGTGGGCCTCTGGTGGACCTGGGAGTGCATCGGCTCGACCTGGCCCTCTGGCTCATGGGCTACCCGAAGCCGGAGTCCGTCTGCGGGGCTACGTACTCGGCGCTTGGTCGCGAGATTGCCGCCCGACAGGGTAAGTCGTTCGACGTAGAGGACATGGCCTCGGCCTTCGTGCGTTTCGAGAACGGGGCCACCCTAGTGCTGGAAGCGAGTTGGGCCGCCAACGGCGAGCTGCGGGAGGAGATGTTGACCCAGATCTACGGCACCCGGGCTGGCATCCTGCACCGCAACGTGGATGCCGGGTATCAGTTCGAGGCCCGCATCTTCCGGGAGCGGGAGGGCGAGTATGTGGCCGTCGCGCCCAAGCTGCCGGCAGAGGTGGAGACGCCGCAGGAGCACTTTGCCCGCTGCATCCTGGAGGATCGCCAGCCTTCGGCGACTGGCGAGCAGGGTCTCGAGGTGATGAGAATCCTGGATGCGATCTATCAGTCGGCCGAGCGAGGAGAGGAGGTGCGCCTGTAG
- a CDS encoding amino acid ABC transporter substrate-binding protein, whose product MSPAIRAGRRRLLAGAGALFAGLFVTAGCGGRLDIRFPRRPPKLYRLGLVAPFEGLFAATGYEALEAARSQIQEWNDRYRPAGFQVQVWAVDDSNDADQARLRALELAADPHLVAVVGHLAPETSSTAAPTYLASGLLQVSPVPLATTASGQEPGLVVSLAPSLSDLAELLTPQVEGALRSEGILRTGLNLAPAPADAEKVAADCGLLELAYRLSTDPHPPRDVSLPLGYCPAALVKTFPEITFHAATTGPAPSAASLVASATHWALEAVAAAGPRVTREAVVAAALATIQAAGWRREEGVYRPQPQSLDWYPCPAQE is encoded by the coding sequence ATGTCGCCCGCTATCAGGGCGGGTAGACGACGGCTGCTGGCCGGCGCCGGAGCCCTATTCGCTGGCCTTTTTGTCACCGCCGGCTGTGGAGGGAGGTTAGACATTCGTTTCCCCCGCCGCCCACCCAAGCTGTACCGGCTGGGCCTCGTGGCTCCCTTTGAGGGGCTGTTCGCCGCCACTGGGTACGAGGCCCTGGAGGCCGCCCGCTCTCAAATCCAGGAATGGAACGATCGTTACCGCCCCGCCGGCTTCCAGGTACAGGTATGGGCAGTGGACGACAGCAATGATGCGGACCAGGCCCGCCTGCGGGCACTGGAGCTGGCTGCCGACCCGCATCTGGTGGCGGTGGTGGGGCACCTGGCCCCGGAGACGAGCTCCACGGCTGCCCCGACTTACCTGGCCTCCGGACTCCTGCAGGTCTCGCCCGTGCCTCTGGCCACGACAGCCAGCGGTCAGGAACCCGGATTGGTGGTCAGCTTGGCCCCATCGCTGTCGGACCTGGCGGAGCTGCTCACCCCGCAGGTGGAGGGCGCGCTTCGCTCTGAGGGTATCCTCCGAACTGGCCTCAACCTGGCCCCCGCCCCTGCAGATGCGGAGAAGGTCGCCGCCGACTGCGGCTTGCTCGAACTGGCCTACCGGCTGAGCACTGATCCTCACCCACCTCGTGACGTGTCACTCCCCCTGGGGTACTGCCCAGCGGCGCTGGTCAAGACCTTCCCGGAGATCACCTTCCACGCTGCCACCACCGGGCCTGCCCCGTCCGCTGCCTCCCTGGTGGCCTCAGCGACTCATTGGGCGCTGGAAGCCGTCGCCGCGGCGGGCCCCCGCGTCACTCGGGAGGCAGTGGTCGCGGCCGCCCTGGCGACCATACAGGCGGCAGGCTGGCGGCGGGAGGAAGGCGTGTACCGGCCCCAGCCCCAGAGCCTTGACTGGTATCCCTGCCCAGCGCAGGAGTGA
- the mltG gene encoding endolytic transglycosylase MltG, which yields MPSRSASRRRPSAPVSRPLLLRLLGGAFYLLFALALTAALLFALYSCVVAPARENSSPLAERTEAVPSEGLKGLAVQLLLATKEEELVPVSDDPDAPPVAFEVHPGESASDVAIRLQNVGLIRDASAFKLLLQHHGLDRHIEAGRFQLSPAMSSREIATALLSAQGHDTVLVTLEGWRLEQVAAAVQEAFGAGDEFLSLATSRAADFVPFWVGRPPEVASVEGMLFPDTYRLSPDATPETILSTMVGNFEQRFGPEHRARAAEMGLTPYQVLIIASIVEREAVVPEERPLIAGVFLNRLEADMLLEADPTVQYALGWQEDTRRWWKVPLLLADLRSTHSPYNTYLSPGLPPGPICSPSLASIEAVLWPAETDYLYFVARGDGSHVFSLTFDEHLANVARYQGG from the coding sequence ATGCCCTCCCGCAGCGCCTCGCGTCGCCGACCATCTGCCCCGGTCTCCCGCCCCCTGCTGCTACGCCTCCTGGGGGGCGCCTTCTACCTGCTGTTCGCTCTGGCCCTCACAGCAGCCCTGCTCTTTGCCCTCTATAGCTGCGTGGTTGCGCCCGCCCGGGAGAACTCCTCACCGTTGGCAGAGCGCACCGAGGCCGTCCCGAGTGAAGGCCTCAAAGGACTGGCGGTACAGTTGCTCCTTGCCACCAAGGAGGAGGAGCTGGTACCGGTGTCGGACGACCCCGACGCGCCTCCCGTCGCCTTTGAGGTCCACCCGGGCGAGTCCGCCTCGGACGTCGCCATCCGGCTCCAGAACGTCGGCCTGATTCGGGATGCATCCGCGTTCAAGCTGCTCTTGCAGCACCATGGCCTGGACCGTCACATCGAGGCGGGGCGGTTTCAGCTTTCCCCAGCCATGAGCAGCAGGGAGATTGCCACCGCGCTCCTGAGCGCTCAGGGTCACGACACCGTGCTGGTCACCCTGGAGGGCTGGAGGCTGGAGCAGGTCGCTGCAGCAGTGCAGGAGGCCTTTGGAGCAGGCGATGAGTTCCTGTCCCTGGCTACTTCCCGGGCCGCGGACTTCGTCCCCTTCTGGGTAGGGCGGCCGCCCGAAGTGGCCAGCGTAGAGGGCATGCTCTTCCCCGACACCTACCGTCTCTCTCCTGATGCCACGCCGGAGACCATCCTTAGTACGATGGTCGGCAACTTTGAGCAACGCTTCGGGCCGGAGCACCGCGCCCGGGCGGCAGAGATGGGGCTCACGCCCTACCAGGTGCTCATCATCGCCAGTATCGTGGAGCGGGAGGCTGTAGTCCCCGAGGAGAGGCCCCTAATCGCCGGGGTGTTCCTTAACCGGCTCGAGGCCGACATGCTGCTCGAGGCGGATCCCACGGTGCAGTACGCGCTGGGCTGGCAGGAGGACACCAGACGTTGGTGGAAAGTGCCTTTGCTCCTCGCCGACCTCAGATCCACTCACTCCCCCTATAACACCTACTTGAGCCCGGGCTTGCCACCGGGACCCATCTGCAGCCCCAGCCTGGCCTCGATCGAGGCCGTCCTGTGGCCGGCAGAGACCGACTACCTTTACTTCGTAGCTCGGGGCGATGGCTCCCACGTATTCAGCCTCACCTTCGACGAGCACCTGGCCAATGTCGCCCGCTATCAGGGCGGGTAG
- the ruvX gene encoding Holliday junction resolvase RuvX, which produces MAVILALDVGERRIGAAVGSTESGLARPYAVWQSHGRERDAMRIRELAAETGADLLLVGLPLQSDGTPSPQAERVRRYVEGMIPSLPLPVEFRDEAYSTQDAQALLRESGAGRRRRRELEDAAAAAVILQSYLDSTGCRTTGAGS; this is translated from the coding sequence ATGGCCGTCATCCTGGCCCTCGATGTGGGTGAGAGACGCATCGGAGCCGCCGTGGGCAGCACCGAGAGCGGGCTGGCCCGGCCTTACGCTGTGTGGCAGAGCCACGGACGGGAGCGAGACGCGATGCGGATACGGGAGCTAGCCGCCGAGACCGGTGCCGATCTACTGCTGGTCGGGCTGCCATTGCAGTCGGACGGCACGCCCAGCCCGCAGGCGGAGCGCGTCCGCCGCTACGTGGAAGGCATGATCCCCTCTCTGCCCCTCCCCGTAGAGTTCCGTGACGAAGCTTACTCCACGCAGGACGCTCAGGCGCTGCTGAGAGAGAGCGGGGCCGGGCGTCGTCGGCGCCGCGAATTGGAGGACGCAGCTGCGGCAGCCGTGATCCTGCAGAGCTACCTGGATTCGACAGGCTGCCGCACCACTGGGGCAGGCAGCTGA